A stretch of the Medicago truncatula cultivar Jemalong A17 chromosome 5, MtrunA17r5.0-ANR, whole genome shotgun sequence genome encodes the following:
- the LOC112422246 gene encoding zinc finger BED domain-containing protein DAYSLEEPER-like: MKLKEVACVYHDVSVNQDQICCMAKSMKTKFDKYWSCYSVILSFAVILDPRYKLQFVEYCYVKLFGNDGGVKIANEILNKMKLFFQEYLLSSNELSVSSSQRSVRGSPIIPSSELEDFSNYQSKLCGPSRKETDLQTYLDEERLDHNQYANLDVLEYWKVNEGKYPEVSKMARDILSIPITTVASESSFSIGGRILDKYRSVLLPENVEALLCSHDWLCGTPAGISHDGPQFVEELSSFSSMNLT, encoded by the exons ATGAAACTCAAAGAAGTTGCATGTGTTTATCATGATGTATCTGTTAATCAAGATCAAATATGTTGCATGGCCAAAAGCATGAAGACCAAATTTGACAAATACTGGAGCTGTTACAGTGTTATTCTTTCTTTTGCGGTCATCTTAGATCCTAGATATAAGTTACAGTTTGTTGAATACTGCTATGTGAAGCTGTTTGGTAATGATGGAGGAGTGAAAATTGCTAATGAGATTCTTAATAAgatgaaacttttttttcaagaatatCTCTTGTCCTCTAATGAGCTAAGTGTTTCATCTTCACAAAGGTCTGTTAGAGGTAGTCCAATCATTCCTTCAAGTGAATTAGAAGATTTTAGTAATTATCAAAGTAAATTGTGCGGACCTTCCAGAAAAGAGACTGATTTACAAACTTATTTGGATGAAGAGAGActtgatcataatcaatatgCCAACTTAGATGTTCTTGAATATTGGAAAGTGAATGAAGGTAAATACCCTGAAGTTTCTAAGATGGCACGTGATATCTTGAGCATTCCTATTACAACAGTGGCATCAGAGTCCTCATTCAGTATAGGTGGACGGATACTAGATAAATATAGAAGTGTTCTTTTGCCAGAAAATGTTGAAGCATTATTGTGCTCACATGATTGGCTTTGTGGAACTCCTG CTGGAATATCTCATGATGGTCCTCAATTTGTTGAGGAACTGTCAAGCTTCTCTTCTATGAATTTAACATGA